The segment CCGCGCCCGGCCACCGTCCCTCTTCCACGTCCTGGTGCTGGCCTTGGTGGTCACCGACCTGCTGGGCACCTGCTCGGTCAGCCCCTTGGTGCTGGCCTCCTACCACCGCAACCTCACCCTGACCGCCCTGGCGCGGGGAGGCCACCTCTGCCTCTATTTCGGCTTCTCCATGAGCTTCTTCGGCCTCGCCACCATGCTCATCCTCTTCGCCATGGCGCTGGAGCGCTGCCTGGCGCTGGGGCGGCCCTATTTCTACGAGCGCTTCCTCAGCCCCCGCACGGGTTTGGTGGCCCTGCCAGCCATCTACACcttctctgctgccttctgctcgCTGCCTCTGGTGGGTTTCGGGCGCTATGTGCAGTATTGCCCCGGCACCTGGTGCTTCATCCAGATGTACCTGGACGACGGCCGGCACGCTGCGGAGGAGGCGGGGATGCACGTCACCTTCTCGCTGCTCTAcgccaccctgctgctgctcctcatcctctcggtgctgctctgcaaccTCAGCGTCATCAGCAACCTGGCCCGCATGCACCGCCGGGGGCAGAAGACCCGGCGGATGGCCGCGCCGGAGCAGCcccgggcggcggggggcggcgggcggtgCATGTTCTCCATGGCCGAGGAGATCGACCACCTCCTGCTCCTCGCCATCATGACCATCACCTTCGTCATCTGCTCCCTGCCCTTCACGGTGAGTGCCACCACCTCTCCCCGGGGgtgagccccctccccagcatcccgccttctctctctcctgttTTAAGGCTCCCCTCTTGCTCCAATGCCCCAAAATCCAAGCTCCTTCCCAAAGCTCGGGACACCTTGGGTCTGGCACAAACCACGGGCGATTCACAATGCTCACGGGGAGCCAGGGATTCTCCCACACCTTCCCCTCCCGCAGAGGCTTCGAGGCCAGGCAGGGTGGCACCACACATCCCGGGCACGCCGGGGTCCCCCGGGGTTGCCATCACCAAGGGCCACGTGCGCTCACCACGGAGGCGCAAGCAGTGGCAGGGCGAGGAGCGAGGCACAGaaaggtggggatggggagggagaaaacccctgctgggctgggctgggaggcaAGCAGCGCGTAGCAGGGCCGTGCTCtcctcacctgggggctgctggtCACCCCGCCGGGCTGCGTCTCACCGCCGGCAGCTCTCCATCACCTCCAGCCACAGCTCGGGAGGCTCGGAGCCGCGTGAGCGAGCCCTGCCGCGGTGGGAGGCTCCTTCGCCGTCGTTTAGTTCCCATTAGAAGCGAGCCCCGCTAAGGTCGGGCGTGCTGCCAGCACTAATTTTGTGCTCGTGGACTTAAATGGACGCTACCTTCCCTTTCGCACTCACAGAAGGAAGAGTCCCGAGGGAAGAGAAAACGACCGCAGGCTGTAGCCAAGCCAGGCTGTCTGGGTTGTAAGAGGGAGAAAAGACAAAGCGGCGATGGCCGGGAGCTCGCAAGCATCCCGGGAACCAGACTCAACATCCTGAGAGCTCCCGTCAATGGGCCCGCGCGCGCCGGGCGGCTCTCCCCGCAGCCTGGAGGAGCCCGGCTCTGGATGCCGGGACCCCTTGGCCGGGTCTGCTTAGGACAAGCGGGGTGGGAAAGTGCCGCTGATGGGGATCCCATGGGCCCGGTGGTGGCAGCTCTTAACCTtgtcccttttcctttcccatcgCTTGGCTCCCACGTGGGTTTGCGTTTGGGCAGCGCTTTGGCATCGTCTCCCACGCCGAACGCTGCCTCCTGGGCGTGACACTTTCTCCTCTGGCCCACAGCACCCACCCTCCGAGGAGGAGCACACGAACCATGACACTCCCAGCCCACAAAATCACAAACCCTTCCCCAAAAAAATGCCCCGAGCCCGGGGCAGGCTGGCAAGCTCCGCCATCCCCCAGCGGTACCCGGCGCACCCCGGGCGCAGCGGGGACACCgcgctccccgtgcccccagctccccatccGAGCATCCCCGCGGCGTGGGAGCGAGGGGGTGGCGATGGGGTGAGTAAGGAGAGCTGAGTCACCCTGCCAGGAAGCCCCGTAAGCCGCTATGAGTCGGCACACGCCAGGAAGCACCGCACCGGGGCTGCCCAGCACCCCGCACCCGCTGCGTCCCCATCCCGTGCGGCCGCTCGCCGCCTCCTTCACCAGCCTCCAGCTTAATTGCATTTGGGCTCAGCCAAGCCTCGCTGCGTGCAGGCAGAGCGCAGAGCTGGCTTTCATTTGCAGGAAATTCATTTAACCTGGTGGAACAGAAAGCAGCCCGCATTTCCCCAGCTGTTGCTCTGAAAACCGCGCTCACCTGCCGGGCTCCCGGCccctgggggagcagccccggcatcatttttccccccccccgttGCTCTCTTGCAGGTCTGCGCCTACATGAACAAGTTCAACAAGGGCCAGAACTACGACTGGGACCTCCTGGCGCTCAGGTTCCTCTCCATCAACCCCATCCTCGACCCTTGGGTCTTCGCCATCCTGCGCCCGCCGGTGCTGCGGGTCCTGCGCTcggtgctgtgctgccagctgtcCCCCGCCGGCCAGGACCTGCACACCCCGTCCCCCGCAAAGACCAAACTGGAGACGAGGCTGGACCCCAGCGGGCAGTAAATCCGCCAGGAAACCTTGCTGGCTGGGGTGCCGTGCAGCCCTGGCGGGTGTTACCGAGGTTTTATGGCCCCTAAAAGACGTCCCTGCTGTCGGGGCTGTGCCTGGTGCCGCCGCGTGTCTCCGGGGAGCCGCACGAAGCCGGTGTGGTGTCCCACAGGGCAGAAAGTGGGATGGGACCGGGGCACCTGGATGGCACGGCCTCCATCAGATGGGGCCACCCCTGCCCTGCGATGGATGCGTGCCGCATTCGGACACGTCGTGTAGGGGCTGAGCTACGGGGTGACTTGCTGGGACACCGCAGCCGCTGCGCGCATGAATGCTGCTGGTT is part of the Anas platyrhynchos isolate ZD024472 breed Pekin duck chromosome 5, IASCAAS_PekinDuck_T2T, whole genome shotgun sequence genome and harbors:
- the PTGER2 gene encoding prostaglandin E2 receptor EP2 subtype isoform X1, coding for MNGTGREPCERGEALVAGARPLVSALMFSAGLLGNLLALGLLLRCRRPPRARPPSLFHVLVLALVVTDLLGTCSVSPLVLASYHRNLTLTALARGGHLCLYFGFSMSFFGLATMLILFAMALERCLALGRPYFYERFLSPRTGLVALPAIYTFSAAFCSLPLVGFGRYVQYCPGTWCFIQMYLDDGRHAAEEAGMHVTFSLLYATLLLLLILSVLLCNLSVISNLARMHRRGQKTRRMAAPEQPRAAGGGGRCMFSMAEEIDHLLLLAIMTITFVICSLPFTKEESRGKRKRPQAVAKPGCLGCKREKRQSGDGRELASIPGTRLNILRAPVNGPARAGRLSPQPGGARLWMPGPLGRVCAYMNKFNKGQNYDWDLLALRFLSINPILDPWVFAILRPPVLRVLRSVLCCQLSPAGQDLHTPSPAKTKLETRLDPSGQ
- the PTGER2 gene encoding prostaglandin E2 receptor EP2 subtype isoform X2 — translated: MNGTGREPCERGEALVAGARPLVSALMFSAGLLGNLLALGLLLRCRRPPRARPPSLFHVLVLALVVTDLLGTCSVSPLVLASYHRNLTLTALARGGHLCLYFGFSMSFFGLATMLILFAMALERCLALGRPYFYERFLSPRTGLVALPAIYTFSAAFCSLPLVGFGRYVQYCPGTWCFIQMYLDDGRHAAEEAGMHVTFSLLYATLLLLLILSVLLCNLSVISNLARMHRRGQKTRRMAAPEQPRAAGGGGRCMFSMAEEIDHLLLLAIMTITFVICSLPFTVCAYMNKFNKGQNYDWDLLALRFLSINPILDPWVFAILRPPVLRVLRSVLCCQLSPAGQDLHTPSPAKTKLETRLDPSGQ